The Chitinophaga parva genome has a window encoding:
- the nhaA gene encoding Na+/H+ antiporter NhaA, producing MAVRSYSRTWLHDLIKDSRSIGILLLLCTLLSLSLANSPLQQAWKHFWEMPTPAPSFLHLPHDILAWVNDALMATFFLLAGMEIKRELVNGALSSLQKALMPALAALGGMLCPALLYLSVNAGTHLQSGWAIPMATDIAFSLGILSLLGRRVPPAVKVLLMALAIIDDLGAIATIAIFYTDALHWAYLGGAAACMAILVVLNMSGVKRTGWYLAAGTALWYCMFNSGIHATIAGVLLAFCMPLTVTHTLEHRIHVPVNFIVMPLFALANTAIQLPWPMGPALVHPLSVAIMLGLFAGKPLGILLFSWLGVKTRLVALPESLGWKQLLGMGFMAGIGFTMSIFIATLAFSDALLQDIAKIGIIAASLLAGVTGFLYFAALKKK from the coding sequence ATGGCAGTACGCTCCTACTCACGTACATGGCTACACGATCTTATAAAGGACAGCAGGTCTATCGGGATCCTGCTCCTGCTTTGCACCCTGCTGTCCTTATCCCTGGCCAATTCCCCGCTGCAACAGGCCTGGAAGCACTTCTGGGAGATGCCTACGCCCGCCCCTTCCTTTTTACACCTGCCACACGATATTTTAGCCTGGGTGAATGATGCCCTCATGGCCACATTTTTCCTGCTGGCCGGTATGGAAATAAAGCGGGAGCTGGTAAACGGCGCGCTCTCCTCCCTACAGAAAGCCCTGATGCCGGCACTGGCAGCACTGGGTGGTATGCTGTGCCCTGCGTTGCTGTATCTCAGTGTCAATGCAGGCACCCATCTGCAAAGTGGCTGGGCCATTCCCATGGCTACAGACATTGCGTTTTCCCTGGGCATCCTGTCCCTGCTGGGCAGGCGCGTGCCCCCGGCTGTAAAGGTGCTGCTCATGGCGCTGGCCATCATTGACGACCTGGGCGCCATTGCCACCATTGCTATCTTCTACACGGATGCCCTTCACTGGGCTTACCTGGGTGGCGCAGCCGCCTGTATGGCTATACTGGTGGTGCTGAATATGAGCGGTGTAAAACGCACGGGATGGTACCTGGCCGCCGGCACAGCGCTTTGGTACTGCATGTTCAATTCCGGCATACATGCCACCATTGCAGGTGTGTTGCTGGCATTTTGTATGCCACTAACGGTAACGCATACACTGGAACACAGGATCCATGTCCCGGTTAATTTTATCGTGATGCCTTTGTTTGCCCTGGCCAATACCGCCATACAGTTGCCCTGGCCCATGGGCCCCGCCCTGGTGCACCCGCTTAGCGTGGCCATTATGCTGGGTTTATTTGCAGGCAAACCATTGGGCATTTTGCTGTTTTCCTGGCTGGGCGTAAAAACCAGGCTGGTGGCGCTGCCGGAAAGCCTCGGCTGGAAACAGTTGCTGGGCATGGGCTTCATGGCAGGTATAGGATTTACCATGTCTATTTTCATTGCCACGCTGGCCTTCTCAGACGCGTTATTACAAGACATTGCCAAGATCGGAATTATAGCTGCATCTTTACTGGCAGGTGTCACCGGTTTTTTATATTTTGCAGCCCTGAAAAAGAAATGA